Proteins from one Bacteroidota bacterium genomic window:
- the truB gene encoding tRNA pseudouridine(55) synthase TruB, producing the protein MISKTDKTGTINFSLGEVIFIDKPKNISSFGVIRKLKRIVKIKKIGHAGTLDPLATGLLIMCTGKFTKRINEYQGMKKTYTGKFTLGASTPSFDSETEKIKEFDISEITEEQILKTRTQFLGKIEQQPPVYSALKINGERLYKKARRGENPEIKKRIVEIFKFEIKDINLPEITFLVECSKGTYIRSIANDFGKALNNGAYLSELRRTKIGDYDVADALTIDEFEKLIKESNIESL; encoded by the coding sequence ATGATTTCAAAAACCGATAAAACAGGCACTATAAATTTTTCTTTAGGTGAAGTAATTTTTATTGATAAACCAAAAAATATTTCTTCTTTTGGAGTTATCCGGAAATTAAAACGAATAGTAAAAATAAAAAAAATAGGACATGCAGGGACTCTTGACCCACTTGCAACAGGCTTATTGATAATGTGTACAGGGAAATTTACCAAAAGAATAAATGAGTATCAGGGGATGAAAAAAACCTATACAGGGAAATTCACACTTGGTGCATCCACACCATCATTTGATAGCGAAACAGAAAAAATTAAAGAATTTGATATTTCAGAGATAACTGAAGAACAAATATTGAAAACAAGAACGCAATTTCTTGGAAAAATTGAACAGCAACCACCTGTTTATTCAGCATTAAAAATAAATGGAGAACGACTTTATAAAAAAGCAAGAAGAGGTGAGAACCCTGAAATTAAAAAACGTATTGTTGAAATTTTTAAATTTGAAATAAAAGATATAAATCTTCCCGAGATTACTTTTTTGGTAGAATGTAGTAAGGGAACTTATATCCGTTCAATAGCAAATGATTTTGGAAAAGCATTGAACAACGGTGCATATTTATCCGAGCTAAGAAGAACAAAAATTGGAGATTATGATGTTGCTGATGCATTAACTATTGATGAATTTGAAAAGCTAATAAAGGAATCAAATATTGAAAGTTTATAA